A region from the Drosophila bipectinata strain 14024-0381.07 chromosome 3R, DbipHiC1v2, whole genome shotgun sequence genome encodes:
- the LOC108129459 gene encoding uncharacterized protein, with product MYSFVLLTFLAAGCLKSHINAEFEFRNAVCESLDESFASFEYCYLKSVNRTYKYGSLKVKLHKVPITKIKLNFAIYKRLNGFKPFLYNVTIDACKFLKNRKINPVAAFIFELFESYSNMNHTCPYAHDVFVEKAPASSVRDKLTKVLPFPPGSYGFFSVWYAYGIARAHVNVYGTLS from the exons ATGTATTCCTTTGTGCTCCTAACGTTTTTGGCAGCAGGTTGCCTGAAAAGTCAT ataaacGCAGAATTTGAATTTAGAAACGCAGTTTGCGAATCTCTGGACGAATCATTCGCATCATTTGAATATTGTTATCTTAAGTCCGTAAATCGAACATACAAATATGGATCGCTGAAAGTTAAATTGCATAAAGTTCCTATTACgaaaataaaa ttaaactTTGCGATTTACAAACGCCTTAATGGTTTCAAGCCATTCTTGTACAATGTTACCATCGATGCTtgcaagtttttaaaaaatcggaAGATAAACCCTGTGGCTGCATTTATTTTTGAGCTTTTCGAATCATATTCAAACATGAATCACACCTGTCCCTACGCT CATGATGTATTCGTTGAAAAAGCTCCTGCATCTAGTGTAAGGGATAAGCTCACTAAAGTCTTGCCATTTCCTCCTGGCAGTTATGGATTCTTTAGTGTTTGGTATGCCTATGGAATTGCCAGAGCTCATGTTAATGTTTACGGCACCCTATCCTAA